From the Pleurodeles waltl isolate 20211129_DDA chromosome 6, aPleWal1.hap1.20221129, whole genome shotgun sequence genome, the window gtattgatAATTCTATGGGGTCAGAGCCTTTAAATTTGCAAGTCATTATCTTAAAATTGTATTACGCTCAGTATGAGGTAGACTGCTGCAAAATGATTTCGTGTTtttaagataaaaacaaaaaatgtcaaagTATATATTTTAGTAATAGGTAACTGTATCTTGTGCAAACATTTGTATAAGCATCTATTAAAAGCACACTTCCAAAAGCTCAGCGTATAACACTCTACCATCACCTTTGAAAAAGAAAGCTTTTGTCACCACTTCAAGTGAATCCATCAATTACAGATTATACTGGCTGGCAAGCAGCCTTTACAGTAGATGACTAACCAATTATGTCCTCTTGGTGTCAAAGTAAAAAACATAAAGATTTTTGTGACGCAGGTCATACAGGATCCAGCCAGGCCTCCCATGAGGTCACGTGGGACCCAGCGCAGCCCTCCAGTCTGATCTCATGGGAGTACTGTATTACAGTAGGCTGTGCACAGCTGGAGGTTAGTCGCTCACAGGGGTTATATGCACAGACTGGCTACGGGCCAAGCTTTGCAGGGATCCCCATGATGTGCACGACTAAAGGCAGAGCGCGCAATGGTTGGTCATTCACGAGGGGTTAGCCAAGGTTGGGtgtccaacccctgccatgcaccaccaaaggccatgcatggcaggaggGTTTGCTGACTTGCACAGTCTTTGGCTGTGCATGTTCAGGTTTGGCTACCCACGGGGATTGGGTGCTGTGTTCAGTCTCCTACTGCGCTAAATTAAAAGCTCAGTGAGGGAGTTGGGTGAATATATGCAGcagaaatttgcagaaaaaaacaaaggttaaagtgatgttatagttaggtgtagtaataatattgtgcttttgtttttaaaaacagtctaagaaattcactgaaaataacaaaggttaaaatgaagttatagttaggtaaggTAGTACAATTTTAGCTTATGTTTTAAAAAACCAAGAAattaactgaaataaaacaaaggttaaagttaagtTATAGTATGAtcttgtaataatataaaaactaatgtttaaaaattaaataacaCTGACCTCATCAGTTATAGTTTGCTGAGCCAACTATAACTTGTACCATGAGCTGCTTATCACCTCACGTATTACATTACTCATGTCATGTTAAGTGACATCATTGGTGATATCActgatcacatcactgatgacaacatccaAGATACTGCCTCTCACAGGGTGTAGTATCACAATCTAGGATCATTTACTATGGTATTTCTCCAAAATGTATCCACCCCTCGATAGGTCACTTCCAATATTCTTATTTGCAACAAATTTTCAGACTTACTTCCATCCCTAACTTTCGTAGGTCACATCAGGTTAATATGTCATACTCTTTCTACACCACGCAAACTTCAGTGTTAACCCATCTTAAAAATAAAATTGTATCTTCAAATAAACACAGATGTTTGTTTTGCTGTCTCAATGCGTGGAAGGTCGCAGATCAGATAGATTCAATTTATTGATACCCTAAACATCCTTACAAATCTTATTTAAAATTAATGTGAGTGGGGACCCGATATTATCCGCAAACCATACCTCCTTAGACAAAAGGCCAATCTTGTGTATGACATCTTCTGACTCATGACTGCCCTTTAAATGAATCAACATCTTGAATAGAATTACCTTGAACTTGTTTTCCTCCTCGCACTTTTGTGAAACTGTTATCCTTGAGTCCCAATAGCTGGGAATGCTTTAGAACATACTAACTGTACGTGTGGCCCTCAGCTGAAACAAGTTGATTCGTTCTTGCTCCAAGCTTACAGCTCCTGCTTTTAAAAGTTACAACCCCCGCGTTCTACTTTGCTTGAATTGTTTAATTATTGATAAGCTGCAGTTGGGTCCTTTAATACCTTTTACCTTAGTCAAAGTTGCTGCCAGGGTCAGATTTCTGcagcaaaaaatactttttgggatATGTttataatatcaaaaaaataatcaCTTGATCTCTCAAATATTGATCAAACAAGCTACCAAAAGTCACAGGAAGCAAACAAAAACACTTCAGGCTTCCACATAACCATTGGTGGTTTCATGTGAAAGTTTCTTCCCGGTTAAAAAAAAACCTGTCTTTTAGTAAAACGTTGCTAGATTCATCATGGTTGTGCCACAGTCCAGTACTATGGCGCGTCCGCTTGTGCGTTCCAGCCCCCCTTCTGTGGCGGCACAAGTAAGAGTCCAACCGAGTGAGCATCCTGCGCTGGTGTGTACTCCACGACTCTGCAGACAGTGCTAGGGCCTGTGTTCCCGTGGCACGTCCATAGCCGGACCTCCTCCAAATGCCAAGTGTGCACGCACCAACTAATGACAAAATCCGCAGGCCCTAAACAATAAAGTCAACCACGGTGGGCAAAGTGAGCAACAAGTGACTCACTCCAGTAGTCAAAGCGGGGCAGCAGCACACCCATTAAGGCTTGAAACGCAGGAACAGGGTGCGAGGGTCCTTGGACTCAGCTTCTGGCTCTGACGCCCCAGGCTACTTCCGTGCAATCCCATCCTCAGTCCCCAGATGAAACAAACACATCAGGATCCAGGTATAGTTGAAAACTGGTTTGTTTTGAGATGTGGAGACACAAGCGTCCGAGCTGCATCGACCTTCAGGGATCCAACTGCTGAGTTCCTTGAATGAACGCAACTGTACATCATCGTGATTGCATGCAACTGATGCAGGGCAGCATGATGGTCCGGGGGAAGTAATTATCTCTAGGCAAGTGACAAGACTGGTCACCAAAGGAACCCAACAGAGAGGGCAAAGATTGGATGAGTATGCAATCTGAACACTTTTATGACCCAGTGACATGACTGTTAGAAAATCACAGTGCCATAGGGCCCGATGCCAGACACCCAATTGTATTCCATCATGAACAGCCATCCAAAACCTGAACCCACACAGACACCGGGATGTGACTCAGGTCACAGTGTGCGCTATTCAAGATTCATAAATTGCATGAAATAAACAccagagggaaaaagaaaaaagtcccaGAGAATGCTGGATGAAATAAAACGTGAAATGTCCACAGGGCCTGAATTACTGGCGTGGGTTACCTTGAGGGTTATTGTATATTTGATTGAGGAAATGAAGTATTTTACTCGCAAAGTTAACGACACGCATATATGGTCAGATAGGGAGCTGTTTCAATTTCATCGTTTCATAACTGTCGGTTTTGAGGACTGACAGGATAGTTCCCACTTAAAGGTCTGTTAATATTTGACATAGCGGTGAAATACTGTTTTTTGGCTGCTCCAGACTACTTTAAGCCACCGTAAACACACACAAATTCAAAAAAACACTGCAACTTGCAAAGTGAACGTGCATAATCCGCCAAAATTATACTGCACAACTCAGGGGCATGCCATTATTGTGCTGTATTATATGATTCTTTTTCACTGAATGTCACTCAATATAATTTTTAATATACAAGCTCGGTTCTCAAAGCGAAATGTCAACTTTTAGCCCGTGTCTAAGCGCTCCCATTTTCTTTCGCTGCTCTGGAATCACAGCCTCAGGGGGATTGAGTAATTTGCCTCGGGTCACGTGCAAGCGCCCAGGAGAGAACACGCAAAGAGAACTCTGTGtgcagttcttcaaagtgctcgTGCTAGGAGGTTTATTGGTGTTCTTGTGCAGCCTGCACTTTGTGATGGGAGATCCCGCTGGCAAGCCTTGTTTTCTAGCGCTGTCCCCTTTAAGTTGCCGGAGCCGCTCGCAGGTAAgcagtgctgcacagtgcagtggGCTCCTTATGTATGCACCGCATGCCTGACTGCAGAGCCAATTGAGAGCCGGTGCCTGCCATCTCCGAACCGAGCCTCTGCGCCTAGTATCACAAAGGATGCTCGGGGTGGCGGCTGACAGGACCACGTCGGAACAGGTACTGCTGCCGCCCCAGGGTCACCCCTTCCTAATGCAGCGAAGCAGGGAATCGTGCCGCGCCTCGTGCctgcagtgtgtgtatgggggagggaAGTGCCCCGTAACCCAAAGCAGAGTCTGCCGCTTGGTCCCTGAACACACCCGCGCGCGGTCCCAGTCCTGTGGTAGAGCTGAATGAGGGACATGGACATGTAACAAACAGAGGTAGTGAATGGGGAGGGAGATGAGTGTGATTATGCAGCTGCGGGTGTGGTGGGGCGGGTGAGACTGTGGTACGAAATGGAAAGCCCGTATGATTGAACTGCACGGTCTAATACTTTAAGTTACAGCATGATGTGACACCATAAGGTATTGCATGGTGTATTATCGTATGGTATGCCATGACATTGAATGCTATCCTATAGTATGGAATATTTTGGCATGTTAGGTTGTGGTCTGTTTGGCATGGTGTGGCATGAAGTATCAAGGTCTCTTATTTAGAGGAAATGTATGGTCTGTATGGCATAATCTGTTATGATCTTTTATGGCATTATACTGTTTGATATACTACCACATGGCAAAGCATAGGGTAGCGTGCAATGGGCTGTGCTCTAATTTAGAGTGGTTTGCTGTTGCATGGCTGAGCACTCCATGGTATGCTATTGCACAGCATTGCACTGTGGGACCTCTTATGATTTGCTCTGATATGGCATTCTATGCTCTGAcatgtttatttgttttattgatCGTTGGTGCAGTTACATGTTTAGTGTTATGTTTAAGAGCGTTGAATCAATAGGATTTATGAATCTCCAGCCTTTGCCATAACATGGCAGAACAAAAATCACTGCTCACAATTGTAGCCGAATTGTGCGTGTGTGAATCCTAAGGAGGCAGTTTCAAAGGGGCGAGGCGTGTTATGCCCTATATGTGTGCTGGGAAGGCGGGCAAGCAAGCATGGCTTTGTGTCGGAGTCTGGTGCAGGCGCTGTTACTGGGGATGCTTTTGAGAGCCAGGTTTGGGGTATGCAGCAGGAATGTCTTCCCCGCCCCTCTGCCCCCACCCATATTCATTGTGTGGACGTAAATGCTGCAGCAGCCTGTACCACAGCACAAGCTGAGGAGGGAAacgggagagagagggagtggaagTGGGGCTGTCTCAAAATAGGGGGGACAACTTCCCATCTCTGAAAATGCgcgggaaggggcagttggctgctGCTGGGTGTGTCATGGAGTGGGGACGGGAGGCAGTGCGGGTAGGAGGAGGGATGTAAGAAACCCCCCTATGACATTTCTTTATGCTGCTAAACAAAGGGGAAACACTGACGCAGAAACACGTGCGTCCTTTATTTCTAAACAAGATTCGCCCGAGTCAAGCCTGATACAGCAGTTTTTTGTGCTAGCTGCAGGTGAAATGTCTGAATTTCATTAAGTTAAACTGGTGGGTTCGTGCTCCCACTGCAttgaagtgtatgtatgtgtgtgcgtgcgtatgtGAGAGATCCAGTGTGCACCTCTGAGCTGGTAACCGTAGCATTTGTTTACAGCTGCCTTCTTGGGCGTTTACGCGCCATCGTGTTAAACGCACTTTCCTTTAGCTTGAAATTGAGCCTATTCCGCCAGAAACCACGCGGCACATGGGCGTGAAGTTACCAGTGAGTGTGTCAGGCTTCAAATGCTGCCCTTGGTTTTATTAACATCGTGCAGGTGTCTGTGGAGATCACGCGCCTCTCGTCCGCTCACGCGCAGGGGGCGGGCGCAGCTGCAGAGCTGCAAACGCAGCAAATATGTTAAGATTTGTTTCCAGTGAAGCACTTTCTGCCTAGTGCCGGAGTCTCCAGGCACCCAACTGATGCCTGGCATGGTCTCTAGACAGCTGGTCTGCAATGTACGTTCACACGGAAGACACGGTACATAGAGCCCCTTTCATCTTGTGGCGAGACCCATAGGCAGAAAtgctcataataataataataataataataaaaataataaaaataataaaaccttATTGATAAGAGTAACGATACTACAACGCAAAAAATAATAGCCATACAATGTTACTGTTATTAATGctgtattatttgtattatttgtgttatTATCAGCAGTATTATTAACAGTAATAGTATTGAGGATAGTAGCATCAGTAATGACAATATAATCTATATTCAATATTAGATTAGTAATAATTATGATGCTAGTACTTATATAACACACTGATCAGGAATGATCATCatgattattattgttttatggTTATTATAAACGTAATATAGTAAAAATACAACCCTAACATCAGGATTTGAATGACAAAACGAAAATAACAACAATCATCATCTTCATCGTCATGGTTCCTTTTTTCCACCATCTTGCGGTTCCCTGTAAGAAAGAGCAGGTGTTACCATGTGTTTTAATGGACAGTTGTCTTTTTTTTCTGGCAGAAAACCCATTAACAGGCATCACGATGCTTGGCTTTCGAGATCAAGTGGCAAAGGGGGCAGGGAGGCCGATGCGCACGCATGTGGTAGATGATATCCGATGCAGGGAGGCTGGAGAAGGACGTGCCTGCGCGGGGTAGTGACTGTGTGCCTTGTTTGTTGCATTGCAGAAAGATGAAGAACCCTGAAGCCGCCTTGGACCGCAGGGCTGAGACGGTGGCTGCCAAGCAAAGGCACTCTGCAGAGGCGGCCCTCTGTGCTCCCTCCACCTCAGCGCTGTGTTTTCCAGGCCGCGTCACTCCGCCCGAGGACACAAGGGACACCAGCATTTGCTTAGTTTAGCATCTTTGGAGAATCAGCAGAAGGCTCTGCACAGACGCGCCTCTTCCCTCAAGAGCTGAGTTTCTGAGGGGACCAGGAGCTTCTAGCCTGAACCAGGCGCGCGACGTCGCAAGGCTCATTCCGGGGCCTCCCCTGCAGATGATGACTCATCAAATGCGCTAACTTGGCAGACGGCAAGTTATGGGATGCCTGTGTTCATATTTAGGATTCCCTGGAAACCGACCCAGATAATATGTGTTGCTAGGCGACCCCCTGACTTGCTGCTTCAGGTAACACTTCGTGTTTATATTGGCATTCAACTGTTCCAATAACGTCATACCCACTTCCGGTGACGAATGCTAAAGCCAGATGGCGtacagcacgagcagtcaggtggGTGCAGAAGCTTCCTCTGGCAGTCACGATGATATTGTATAAACACACATAAGACAGGTCGGAATAATAATGCTTAAGTGGCACAGACATTTGAAAGGCCAGATTGGTCGTTTGAGCAAATAACTTCGAAATCATTGGCAAATAAGTTATTTTACAATACCAGTATAAGTAGGTGGTTGAAAACAGAACATTTATGTTTTATGTCCGGGATGCATACATTTCCAGGAGGGCTTTCCTCATTCCGAACTTCGCACTTACATTTCGACAGTATAGTCCTTATGTATGTTTCCAACCATGCTTCACAAACTCCACTTTGCCAGCCTTCTTGTGTGCCCTTTAATAAATGTTCAACAGGTCTAATGAAACTTTTTTATTCCAGGTGGAAATGCACCCGAAATGCCACTAAAAGCTACCCCAGAGCAAGCTTCGAGATCTTTCAATCATTGATTTGATGtgtctgactagcaggatccccggCTCTCAAAACCATCGATAGTGAGGAGCTCAGTCCATCTTAAATATGACTGTTGCCACTGGAGAGCACACAGATGATGCTGCGGCTTTGGCAGGCCACCCACAGGACAGTTATGACCCTGAAGCAGACCAAGAGTGCTGCGAGCGAGTCGTCATCAACATCTCAGGACTGCGCTTTGAAACACAGCTCAAGACACTAGCACAGTTTCCAGAAACCCTGCTGGGGGACCCTAAAAAGAGGATGCGTTACTTTGATCCCCTTAGGAATGAGTACTTCTTTGACAGAAACAGACCCAGCTTTGATGCTATTTTGTACTATTACCAGTCTGGAGGGCGGTTGAGGCGGCCAGTCAACGTGCCCTTGGACATCTTCTCTGAAGAGATCAGATTTTATGAACTTGGTGAGGAGGCCATGGAAATGTTCAGGGAGGATGAAGGCTTTATCAAAGAAGAGGAGCGGCCTTTGCCTGACAACGAATTCCAGAGACAAGTGTGGCTTCTTTTTGAATATCCCGAAAGCTCTGGTCCAGCCAGGATTATTGCAATTATCTCTGTGATGGTGATTTTAATATCCAttgtcagcttctgtcttgaaacaCTGCCTATTTTCCGAGATGATGATGTGGACATGCATGGAAGCGTGGTCAGTTATCATCCAAACTCCAACACTACAGTGGTGTATCATCAGTCCACATCGTTTACAGACCCCTTCTTCATTGTAGAGACATTGTGTATAATTTGGTTCTCTTTTGAGTTCCTAGTGAGGTTTTTCGCTTGTCCAAGCAAGGCTGGGTTTTTCACCAATATAATGAACATAATAGACATTGTAGCAATCATCCCATATTTCATCACCCTGGGAACAGAGCTGGCAGAAAAGCCAGAAGATGGCCAGCAGGGTCAGCAAGCCATGTCCTTGGCGATACTCAGAGTCATCCGGTTGGTGAGAGTGTTTCGAATATTCAAGCTCTCGAGGCATTCTAAAGGTCTTCAGATTTTGGGCCAGACACTCCAGGCTAGTATGAGGGAGCTGGGCCTCCTCATTTTCTTCCTCTTCATAGGTGTCATCCTGTTTTCGAGTGCTGTCTATTTCGCAGAAGCAGACGAAGAAGACTCTCAGTTCCCTAGTATCCCGGACGCCTTCTGGTGGGCTGTGGTTTCCATGACAACAGTGGGCTATGGAGATATGGTCCCTACTACCATTGGAGGGAAGATAGTTGGCTCCCTTTGCGCTATTGCAGGGGTACTAACAATTGCCCTACCAGTCCCAGTCATCGTGTCCAATTTCAACTACTTTTACCATCGGGAGACCGAGGGAGAGGAGCAAGCACAATATTTGCAAGTAACCAGCTGCCCAAAGATACCATCGTCCCCTGACCTGCTGAAAAGCAGAAGTGCCTCCACCGTTAGTAAATCTGATTACATGGAAATCCAGGAAGGGGCCAATAACAGCAATGAAGACATTAGAGAGGAGAACCTCAAACCGGCCAACTGCGCCCTGGCAAACACAAACTATGTAAATATAACAAAAATGCTAACTGATGTGTAAGCATAATCAATAATTGTGGTATATATGTAGCTCAAATAGAATATACATGAACGCATACCACAGCATATTTCAATTGATCTTGTTTACAGTGTGGTTCTCTGCATGGACAGCAATAGTAAACACAATTGATTATGTATTTACTTTGTAAACTGCACATCAGATGTAGAAGCCTTGTTCATTTGGCTCATATAGATGTTTTTTCATGATAGGCATTTAAGGTTCCAAAGATAAGCAATatgtggatatttttttttaaagtattgccACATAAGCAATTCAACTGCATCAAATATCCAAACACATTTTCCGAGGGACCTCATGTAAACACTGACAACCAATGACCCTAAACATGTAGCAAATATTGGTACTTTGGTATCATACAAATACACAAACCTATCTATATCTACCTGCTGAGATATAAATAGTGTAATACTGTAGCAGGCTTTCAGCCTTGAAGCACATATGTAATTGTACAAAGGGTCATGCACATTTTAattcaaatacatatatttttctgtTGAGGGGTTTTCTTAATTTATATATaaagttctgtgttttttttaacaattgaAAGACTGAGAACATTTCCTAGGATGGCTTGATAACTCGAATTGCTGCATTGGTTTCTTTCTCTGCAGTGTCAGCTGGAGAACTAGAGATGCTTGAATATTATCCAAAGTCATGTATTCATTCTTAAATTGTCTCCTGCTGACATCCGATTTGCTGTTTTGAGGGTCATCAAAAACACGCGCACTGCCACACCAATGAGTTAGAGCATCCTCGTTTACAAAGCTGGAGCAGCTGTCTTGTGGCCTATTATCTTAGTACTGCTGCGAAAGGCATAAGTGATAGTGTAGTGCTGCATGAGCCATGCATGCTTCGTATGTGTTTAACACACAGTGCAAATATATACTTAGCTATACACCTGTATTTATATTTTCATAGTGAAATATACAATACTAATCTTTTCTAGAGTGCATAAACTAAGACAGTCCTTAGGATGGGATTTCCTTATAGGAATGGTAATCATTTTGGATGGGTGAAGCACTGGCTGAATGATCTTTTCTAACAAGGAAGTACAGTTTGTACAGTTTATGTGTGAGGAGGAGGTAGCAGTCCGGTGAACTATGTTCACTTTTGATTAGCCTTGCCTGCCATGTTAGGTGTGGCGTTTATATCATTAACTCGCAGTGGCATGAAATAGGCCGCAAAGGCGTGTTGACTGTTGCTTCTAACCCCGAAAGTTGGCAGACATTTCAATTGAAGAAATACTGAGTTTTTGCTGGTAAACTGAACAACAACCAGTCCAAAGGTTAACAGTCTACCCGCGTTGAATGTGGGCACAGTGTTTGAATAGTCGAAAGCCAGGCAGTACTACAAGCACATTGAGTGCAGTTGATTTATGCTATGAGCTGGTCCATGACATACAAAGATGCTGTAAATGGCTAGTGGCAAAGAGACACAGGCTTCCTACCTTTTCGGTGATTGGTTAGGATGTGGGTATTTCTAAAGGCTGGTTGTGTGCTATTGGAGGGCAGATGGTGTTGTTTTTATTGTGGGTTGGTGGCCCCTATCCGCAGTATGGCTCCAGAAGAAGTATTCTACCACTCACCTTCTTTTACCATGTGTGCTCTCTTCTCACAGGAGACAGGACAAGGCCCTCTGTTTGTCCTACTAGAGCCCAGTGTAACACTCTTCAGATTAATACGGTGCACCTACGTGTGCAAGAAAATGATCATTTCACGTTGCTCGCACGATCCCCGGAGAATGGGTGGCAGTGACTCCATTGGGTCAGATTTGGGTGCTTCTTGAATATGCCCTGTACACAATGTGAGGCTCAACACCATTCGGATACTGTTCACTGGTTCGTACATGCTTGTGCCAGACTGCCACAAAGATAAAGGATTTATGATAAAACCTTTATTATTATAGTATGCAGGGGTGATGTTGTACAAAGAGGTATTTCATTTGAAACAATGGTTCTGGTTTTAGGAACACTTAGCCTTAGGACACCCTGTTTATGAGGAAACCATGAACTTGGCCCGCTGCAATTTGTTTTGCTTTAAAGATGATGGTATTGTTCAATTTGTCACAGTGAGATGAAGAAGGGCCGCGCCGCAGGGTGTGGCAAGCACGTGTCTAGCCACTCTTGAGTTGCGATTCTTTACATTTGGAGGGCATTCTCTTTCAAAGTGTGAATTTGTTGTTTATAACGTGGCGCAGCGATTGCACGTCCTT encodes:
- the LOC138300085 gene encoding potassium voltage-gated channel subfamily A member 2, which codes for MTVATGEHTDDAAALAGHPQDSYDPEADQECCERVVINISGLRFETQLKTLAQFPETLLGDPKKRMRYFDPLRNEYFFDRNRPSFDAILYYYQSGGRLRRPVNVPLDIFSEEIRFYELGEEAMEMFREDEGFIKEEERPLPDNEFQRQVWLLFEYPESSGPARIIAIISVMVILISIVSFCLETLPIFRDDDVDMHGSVVSYHPNSNTTVVYHQSTSFTDPFFIVETLCIIWFSFEFLVRFFACPSKAGFFTNIMNIIDIVAIIPYFITLGTELAEKPEDGQQGQQAMSLAILRVIRLVRVFRIFKLSRHSKGLQILGQTLQASMRELGLLIFFLFIGVILFSSAVYFAEADEEDSQFPSIPDAFWWAVVSMTTVGYGDMVPTTIGGKIVGSLCAIAGVLTIALPVPVIVSNFNYFYHRETEGEEQAQYLQVTSCPKIPSSPDLLKSRSASTVSKSDYMEIQEGANNSNEDIREENLKPANCALANTNYVNITKMLTDV